In Melitaea cinxia chromosome Z, ilMelCinx1.1, whole genome shotgun sequence, a single window of DNA contains:
- the LOC123668355 gene encoding laminin subunit alpha, whose translation MARIVALLLLYISVACAEILTPPYFNLALGKKITATATCGDEGPELYCKLVGANADHDERVIQGQVCDFCDSTNEAKKHPPEFAVDGMETWWQSPPLSRGMKYNEINLTIDLGQEFHVAYVFVRMGNSPRPGVWSLEKSTDYGKTYKPWQHFSDSPQDCERYFGKESLQPISRDDSVICSIEYSKIVPLEGGEIPISLLNYRPSANKYFNSSVLQEWTRATNVRLRLIRTKNLLGHLMSVARQDPTVTRRYYYSIKDISIGGRCMCNGHADTCDPADPESDTSILVCRCQHNTCGTQCAACCPGFEQKKWRISQNWDRFECEPCNCHNHATECNYDADVDAKRLSLDIHGNYEGGGVCKNCQHNTEGINCNKCQATYYRPYGKRWDELDVCQPCNCDLHYSTGNCEEETGRCECRVEFNPPNCDSCAYGYFDYPNCKPCTCNLNGTEGQHCTPTDGMCPCKYNYAGKSCEICADGYYSPECKNCECNSVGSVSQVCDKTSGNCTCKSKYSGRTCNQCEAGYYNYPTCKHCNCDTSGTQPNICDDVTGQCICKSGFGGPRCDQCISGYYMEVRGRERSCVPCSCSPTGSTSTSCSADGKCNCLVNFGGKQCDQCSPGYYKYPECLPCNCDESGTIGSTCDDNGQCNCKPNFDGIKCDKCREQFYNYPACEECNCDPRGVIASFAGCGSVPAGELCQCKARVQGRICNDCKPLFWNLQDYNPQGCQECNCDLSGTLGGLGACNTRDGQCMCKMHVGEKQCNQCQDGFYKLETYNQFGCTACDCDIGGSIDNNCDKITGQCRCHSRVEGRRCDRPIRAHYFPTLHQFQYEIEEGLTQSGPVRYRNSEEVFPGYSWKGYVVFSLLQNEVINVVHIGKSSLYRMVLKYANPLRDPVSATIVITPESVIETQQSFNVYLRPTILPQLLTVVVDKGNAPAPFVMNAGNWTVTIKTTKEIMIDYFVLIPEAYYEATVLTKLVDKPCLIGDNKLCRHFAYPSVEGRPISNVSQLVTAVTEFVNDPEQLREYNVGPQDIPIINQSEQNELQFNMKIDPNGPYVLVIEYVTPINITGLQISATSSNPSSGMYNLSSKGIIIIRFQSGDDSESFALANLNDCPYTSPCRQVVIDDLSRINSFHVQDPNNVIYIDGDTNTLAGIKSIIAIPESEWHLDYITPRPYCLRKNGRCIPAVFSTAVDSKKVEIESGTGGNRDIRPPILDNSTIVVYLASDFEPIKIESKVPSPGDYMFVLHYYQPNHPESSIRVNLTADGQLYETIIPIKHCPSNSGCRALLTQGDGNTQFAVNENVTIAFKGDKSKGLWLDYVLIIAKPDFVESALSEVNRVDYTREFIDKCAVNHYYISANETGFCRDAMFSITSEYNSGALSCFCDFMGSTELECNTFGGQCPCKENVIGRTCTSCRTGYYGFPNCRPCHCPATAICDENGECICPKNVEGENCDRCKPYTFNFDVQRGCDDCNCNPLGVINNQLQCEADSGNCLCKDNVIGRICDHCVPGHYAFPDCLQCTCDLDGTTDDVCDQNTAQCYCKKNVRGQACNVCKDEYFNLQPDNPDGCTKCHCFGKTTRCSSSYLSWAEINGMIDWYLANVEANRSLNIYPIAVPPTLLNDSVIGAELASSDDSQKVVYFGAPEYYLGKRLTSYGGYLTYSIFYTTQGHGHATDAADVIIGGPNGFIVHNSVEQPPAHENWIHSVRMSEDEFTNLDGSAVTRDQFMNILVNITSIYIRATYWHEAVSTRLMAVTLDVGVEQYAEGDRRASSVEECQCPKAYQGLSCEQCAEGHYRLSSGPHAGLCVPCQCNGHSRECDVHTGICLGCTDNTMGDHCEQCIIGYHGDATVGTPRDCLICACPIPYASNNFAVGCDLSENGSLISCVCKPGYGGARCEYCTAGYYGIPEQIGDYCKPCNCSGNINTNDPGSCDSITGDCLKCVNNTAGAACNLCAPGFFGDAIFSKNCTACVCDEYGMERCDPTTGTCICRPGVIGEKCDRCAPNHYGLNSGQGCTPCDCGIASESTQCDDNTGHCRCAKGVTGKHCDQCAAGYWNYTKEGCDHCNCNKGYSVGFMCNATGQCECLPGVIGEKCDRCPERWVLIPQEGCLECDSCTDALIFTVEDLNDLLRSETLDFKDKADTFFTTQRLNYISNQTELLKPRITELRNVDLREVTSAVKGLETNAKNLLRSAEFAATDSDKQIIRAADLKNAADEILTSVRENGRKAKDVVSHVAELATGLELSQQPKVDSALQEARQIKNDIAEKDLKPKEEQAFNAYANASEQIERMNLFVQPVNEQIKKFESVINATRELKEKLHEMLEYTDVAHHTASEAEKLNENNRKSKFGNKVLSVTKLNGAAMKDLIDAAIDINNATFFTSIVDGITKNAVNVLKDLSSANNETEDSLKRIADDLPNLTNLTDEALVHASNIKNRADSLRALAERENNNTRTQDAYSAASAYSSIVQEISNAKKASDEAEAAVANVTTINNLLNASVSPARERSLELSERANLALTNVEQKLRPNLTQAEKGLQNATSTLAYADDENNAIQLSLPNAPQTSLDKEKEKVNKVSETVKSTKEIMSQLGKDLASSKEWAQTLPKLADDAQKMTANIENLLSKIGEMGPNITSIYRTVKMKQEDLENRRKVADEKLQKLKSLIEQARTVTNRIPVGVTFDRLTTLQPRLPDTVDEMSTSTHVSAYFRTNEKNGFILYLGNPKDTMLRRTKSDDFMVLGVQNGYPYLVMDIGDSAESGREPARIGSEKFVADNRWYQVIVDRVGRNVKLSIRESLDNGTDKIHDKEAVLPGQHTIFNLDREKSKLYIGGVPSDAKLQGINFPAFEGQIEELMIGDTPVGLWNFVNAANLKGARQRDKLISSQSGPQEYRFNGRSHIIMPGRGYLGSQKNQVLLFFRTYAPDGLIYLVGDNKHFFSIQMQDGHVYLQVSLGNPDDMVIIGTMKTYNDGKWHRLDAGRYFTSCSLRVDNEILKMVSTSDVKEITSLDTMNFGGNNKGIIHVTSKGFDGCLRQISIDGVNIDLSDNVESVGIAYGCQFASLVSFSGENSYLRFVDITTENLQLTLKFKTSSPDGLLFVYVSRTQTMATPDSISLSLIKGTLVLMSQRESLDTGLSTYNDSQWHVVTVTHSSKALRLVVDDFDYFSTDSAPAPLHILDGVLFVGGVQPGYVVGGKVGSKTPFKGCIADATINGRVLNLLEPFSNHSVTFGRCGKTTTTGGVPPDSNAWPVPQRGDVLPTPSIVDSDEEEVTNKIDSPFVYGEETTVTIPSTTIASEAPPIQTTTKAPFVTTTTAKPPTTTKLPPPLPEPGCALAYDQQYTIGDPEEGYRFGTKNDSRIEYAKLPGRQLEGFDLTITLRTFDEHGGLVFYAAAERSPGQFLAVYMKEAKIYFTFNCGGETGMVVSTQTYNDTEWHTATLVRNGGHGKLTVDGERIGETSVTCQAPAVLTPPYYYGGLWNISNSISEHLMDFYQPFKGCLKGLMMNGQYVTDILNRVNSLRCIDNVENGVYFGPSNNVHSNYLKLLENFKVGYEISISMEIKPRNSTGLLLSVHGKRDFMILELVENEVIANVENGKGPFHASYKLGNKFSLCDGNWHRIHAVKSRHVVSVGVDGHFSDAGLGQSGSTDTRSALYIGGHERSLSRVKGVRSRRGFTGCIRNIVIKDVPVQIPLTAARRNTHIGVCPND comes from the exons GAATTTCATGTAGCTTATGTCTTCGTCCGTATGGGTAACTCTCCTCGCCCTGGTGTATGGTCACTGGAGAAATCTACTGATTACGGGAAAACATACAAACCTTGGCAACACTTTTCCGACTCTCCACA AGACTGTGAAAGATATTTTGGAAAAGAGAGTCTACAACCTATTTCAAGAGACGATTCTGTTATATGCAGTATCGAATACTCTAAAATAGTACCATTAGAGGGTGGAGAA ATACCTATATCACTGTTAAATTACCGTCCCTCGgccaacaaatattttaattcgtcGGTGCTTCAAGAATGGACAAGGGCAACTAATGTCAGGTTACGCTTAATAAGAACTAAAAACTTACTAGGACATCTCATGTCGGTGGCTAGACAGGATCCCACAGTCACTAGGAGG TATTACTACAGTATTAAAGACATCAGTATCGGAGGTCGGTGCATGTGTAATGGTCACGCTGACACGTGTGATCCAGCGGATCCTGAAAGTGACACTAGCATTCTGGTCTGTCGCTGTCAACATAACACTTGTGGCACTCAGTGCGCAGCTTGTTGTCCTGGATTCGAACAAAAGAAGTGGAGAATATCTCAAAACTGGGATAGATTCGAATGTGAAC CCTGCAACTGTCACAACCACGCTACGGAGTGTAATTACGATGCAGATGTTGACGCTAAAAGGCTCTCTCTCGATATTCATGGCAATTACGAGGGTGGAGGTGTTTGTAAAAACTGTCAACATAATACCGAGGGTataaactgtaataaatgtcAAGCTACGTACTATAGACCGTACGGAAAACGCTGGGATGAACTAGACGTATGCCAAC CCTGCAATTGCGATCTGCACTACTCGACGGGTAATTGCGAAGAAGAGACTGGTCGTTGTGAATGTCGCGTAGAGTTCAATCCACCTAACTGTGACTCATGTGCATATGGCTATTTCGACTACCCCAACTGTAAACCATGCACTTGCAATCTAAACGGCACAGAGGGACAACACTGCACCCCAACCGATGGAATG TGTCCCTGTAAATATAACTACGCCGGTAAATCATGCGAAATTTGTGCAGATGGATATTATTCACCAGAATGTAAAA acTGCGAATGTAACTCTGTCGGTTCGGTTTCCCAAGTGTGCGATAAAACCAGCGGTAACTGTACGTGTAAAAGCAAGTACAGCGGTCGAACTTGTAATCAATGCGAAGCCGGGTACTACAATTACCCTACCTGTAAac ATTGTAATTGCGACACCAGTGGAACTCAACCCAACATCTGTGATGACGTCACGGGTCAATGTATTTGCAAATCAGGCTTTGGAGGTCCTCGATGTGATCAATGTATTTCCGG ATACTACATGGAAGTCCGAGGCCGGGAGAGATCGTGTGTTCCCTGCTCCTGTTCCCCAACGGGTTCAACATCAACCAGCTGCTCTGCTGATGGAAAATGCAATTGTCTCGTTAACTTCGGCGGCAAGCAGTGTGACCAATGCTCACCTGGATACTACAAATACCCCGAATGCTTAC CTTGTAATTGCGACGAATCTGGTACCATCGGTTCGACGTGCGACGATAATGGTCAATGTAACTGCAAGCCTAACTTCGACGGGATCAAGTGCGATAAATGTAGGGAACAGTTCTACAACTATCCAGCATGTGAGGAATGCAACTGCGATCCAAGGGGTGTCATTGCTTCTTTTGCTG GCTGTGGATCCGTACCTGCTGGTGAACTCTGCCAATGTAAGGCTCGTGTCCAAGGAAGAATTTGTAACGACTGTAAACCATTGTTCTGGAATCTCCAAGATTACAATCCACAAGGATGTCAAG AATGTAACTGCGACCTCTCCGGAACCCTCGGTGGTCTCGGCGCTTGTAACACTCGCGATGGTCAGTGTATGTGTAAAATGCACGTCGGCGAGAAACAATGCAACCAATGCCAGGATGGCTTCTACAAGTTGGAGACGTACAATCAGTTTGGATGCACAG CCTGCGACTGCGACATCGGCGGTTCTATTGACAACAACTGTGACAAAATCACCGGACAGTGCCGCTGCCACTCACGCGTGGAAGGCCGCCGCTGCGACAGACCCATTCGCGCGCACTACTTTCCAACACTGCACCAATTTCAATACGAAATAGAGGAAGGTCTGACGCAGTCCGGCCCTGTCAGATACAGGAACTCGGAAGAAGTCTTTCCGGGATATTCGTGGAAAGGATATGTCGTGTTCTCGCTACTGCAG aaTGAAGTAATTAACGTGGTTCATATTGGCAAATCTTCCTTGTACCGTATGGTATTAAAATACGCAAATCCTCTTCGTGATCCAGTTAGTGCAACCATTGTCATAACACCGGAAAGCGTAATTGAAACACAACAAAG TTTCAATGTATATTTGAGGCCGACAATTCTACCACAACTCCTGACAGTTGTAGTGGATAAAGGGAACGCACCTGCACCGTTCGTCATGAATGCCGGAAATTGGACAGTTACCATCAAAACAACCAAAGAAATTATGATA GATTACTTTGTTCTCATACCAGAAGCTTATTATGAGGCTACAGTATTAACGAAACTGGTAGATAAACCGTGTCTTATTGGTGATAATAAACTCTGCAGGCACTTTGCATATCCCAGTGTAGAAGGAAGACCCATCTCGAACGTGTCTCAATTGGTAACAGCGGTTACCGAGTTTGTTAACGACCCTGAG CAATTGAGAGAATACAATGTAGGACCACAAGATATACCAATAATTAATCAAAGCGAACAGAACGAACTGCAATTCAATATGAAAATAGATCCCAACGGACCTTACGTACTCGTGATCGAATACGTCACACCAATTAATATAACTGGTTTGCAAATTAGTGCAACCAGCTCCAATCCTTCCAGTGGGATGTATAACTTATCATCGAAgggaataattattataagatttCAATCCGGAGACGATTCTGAATCATTCGCTTTAGCTAATCTTAACGACTGTCCATACACGTCGCCCTGCAGACAAGTAGTTATTGACGACTTGTCGAGGATCAATTCTTTCCACGTTCAAGATCCTAACAATGTTATATACATAGAT GGCGACACGAACACACTCGCTGGTATCAAATCAATTATTGCGATACCTGAATCTGAATGGCACTTGGATTATATAACACCTCGGCCCTACTGCTTAAGGAAGAATGGTCGATGTATTCCTGCCGTTTTTTCAACTGCTGTGGATTCTAAAAAG GTCGAAATAGAGTCTGGTACTGGAGGAAATCGTGATATAAGACCACCGATCCTTGACAACTCCACAATAGTAGTGTATCTGGCCTCAGATTTTGAACCGATCAAAATAGAATCTAAAGTTCCTTCCCCTGGAGACTACATGTTCGTCTTACACTACTACCAACCAAACCATCCGG AAAGCAGTATTCGTGTTAACCTGACAGCTGACGGTCAGCTTTATGAGACTATAATACCAATCAAACATTGCCCTTCAAATTCTGGATGCAGAGCGTTATTGACACAGGGGGATGGAAATACACAATTTGCTGTGAATGAAAACGTTACGATCGCTTTCAag GGTGATAAAAGTAAAGGACTCTGGCTGGACTATGTTCTGATTATAGCTAAACCAGACTTTGTTGAATCGGCTCTATCAGAAGTGAATAGAGTTGATTACACTCGTGAATTTATAGATAAATGTGCTGTCAATCATTACTACATAAGTGCTAATGAGACCG gCTTCTGTCGCGATGCTATGTTTTCTATCACTTCTGAATATAATAGTGGTGCCTTGAGCTGTTTCTGTGACTTCATGGGATCTACAGAGCTTGAATGCAATACATTCGGAGGACAATGTCCATGCAAAGAAAACGTTATTGGTAGAACATGTACCTCTTGCAGAACAGGATACTATGGTTTTCCTAATTGTAGGCCGTGTCATTGTCCAGCAACTGCAATTTGTGACGAAAATG GCGAATGTATCTGCCCTAAGAACGTCGAAGGTGAAAATTGTGATCGTTGCAAACCTTACACTTTTAACTTTGACGTGCAACGTGGATGTGATGACTGCAACTGTAATCCGTTAGGAGTAATCAACAACCAGTTACAATGTGAAGCTGACAGCGGAAATTGTCT ATGTAAAGATAACGTTATCGGACGTATTTGCGACCACTGCGTCCCCGGACATTACGCTTTCCCTGATTGTCTTCAATGTACGTGCGATCTCGATGGTACTACAGATGATGTTTGCGACCAAAACACTGCTCAATGTTACTGTAAGAAAAACGTCAGAGGACAG GCTTGCAACGTCTGCAAAGATGAATATTTCAACCTTCAACCGGACAATCCTGATGGCTGCACGAAATGTCATTGTTTCGGTAAAACAACAAGATGTAGCAGTTCGTATTTGTCATGGGCTGAG ATAAACGGCATGATTGACTGGTATCTAGCTAATGTAGAAGCTAATCGCTCTTTGAATATTTACCCCATTGCTGTACCTCCTACATTACTAAACGACTCAGTCATTGGAGCTGAACTTGCGAGCAGTGATGATTCTCAAAAAGTTGTGTACTTTGGAGCACCTGAGTATTATCTAg gaAAACGTCTCACATCGTATGGTGGTTACCTCACCTACTCTATCTTTTACACCACGCAAGGACACGGACATGCCACTGACGCTGCTGACGTTATCATCGGTGGTCCTAACGGTTTCATTGTTCACAACAGTGTTGAACAACCGCCAGCGCACGAGAACTGGATACACAGTGTTAGAATGTCAGAAGATGAATTCACAAATTTAGATGGTTCCGCCGTTACCAGAGATCAGTTTATGAACATTTTAGTCAACATAACAAGTATTTATATTAGAGCAACTTATTGGCATGAAGCTGTTTCGACAAG GTTGATGGCGGTAACTTTAGATGTCGGAGTTGAACAATATGCTGAAGGCGATAGAAGGGCTTCGTCTGTGGAAGAATGTCAATGTCCGAAGGCTTACCAAGGACTGTCGTGTGAACAATGTGCAGAAGGCCATTACAGGTTGAGTTCGGGACCTCATGCAGGATTATGTGTACCATGCCAGTGCAACGGACACTCCAGAGAATGCGATGTACACACTGGAATATGTCTG GGTTGTACTGATAATACAATGGGTGACCACTGCGAGCAATGTATTATCGGTTACCACGGCGATGCGACTGTCGGCACACCCAGGGACTGCTTGATTTGTGCTTGTCCTATCCCATATGCTTCTAACAA CTTCGCAGTAGGCTGTGATTTAAGTGAAAATGGATCGCTTATATCGTGCGTTTGTAAACCTGGTTACGGTGGCGCAAGGTGCGAATACTGTACCGCTGGTTATTATGGAATTCCAGAACAAATTG GTGACTACTGTAAGCCCTGTAACTGCTCTGGAAATATAAACACGAACGACCCTGGCTCCTGCGATAGTATTACTGGCGACTGTCTGAAGTGCGTGAACAACACAGCCGGTGCCGCTTGTAATCTATGCGCTCCTGGTTTCTTCGGAGACGCTATCTTCTCTAAGAACTGTACAG CTTGCGTCTGTGATGAATACGGTATGGAAAGATGTGATCCAACTACGGGCACATGTATCTGCCGGCCGGGAGTTATCGGCGAAAAATGTGATCGCTGCGCACCTAACCACTACGGACTGAACAGCGGACAAGGATGCACTCCTTGCGACTGTGGAATCGCCTCAGAATCCACCCAGTGTGACGATAACACTGGACATTGCAG ATGTGCAAAAGGAGTTACTGGAAAACACTGTGATCAGTGTGCTGCTGGATATTGGAACTACACGAAGGAAGGATGTGACC ATTGCAATTGCAACAAAGGTTATTCAGTTGGATTTATGTGCAACGCCACTGGGCAATGTGAATGCCTTCCCGGTGTGATCGGTGAAAAATGTGATCGTTGTCCAGAAAG ATGGGTATTAATTCCACAAGAAGGTTGTTTAGAATGTGATTCCTGTACAGACGCCCTTATATTTACTGTAGAAGATCTAAACGACTTATTAAGAAGTGAAACCCTTGATTTCAAG gaCAAGGCTGATACATTCTTCACCACACAGCGACTTAATTACATTTCAAATCAAACTGAATTACTAAAACCAAGAATCACAGAGTTAAGAAATGTAGATCTACGAGAAGTTACTTCTGCTGTTAAAGGACTTGAAACTAATGCCAAAAATCTCTTACGATCG gcTGAATTTGCTGCAACTGACAGtgataaacaaattataagAGCTGCAGATTTAAAGAATGCCGCAGATGAAATCCTCACTTCAGTGCGCGAAAATGGACGAAAAGCCAAAGATGTCGTATCACATGTCGCCGAACTTGCTACCGGTCTTGAACTTAGTCAGCAACCGAAAGTCGATAGTGCACTACAAGAAGCGAGACAGATCAAAAACGATATAGCTG aaAAAGATTTAAAACCTAAGGAGGAACAGGCATTCAATGCGTATGCAAATGCTTCGGAACAAATAGAAAGAATGAATCTCTTTGTGCAACCTGTGAATGAGCAGATAAAG AAGTTTGAGTCTGTCATTAACGCTACTCGAGAACTAAAAGAGAAACTGCACGAAATGCTTGAATACACTGATGTTGCTCACCATACTGCTTCAGAAGCTGAAAAACTTAACGAAAATAACAG aaAATCAAAATTCGGAAATAAAGTTCTGtcagttacaaaattaaatggaGCCGCTATGAAGGACTTAATTGATGCCGCTATTGATATCAATAATGCAACATTCTTCACTTCAATAGTAGACGGCATTACAAAAAATGccgtaaatgttttaaaagatttaagcTCTGCTAACAACGAGACAGAAGATAGCTTGAAACGAATTGCAGATGATTTACCTAATTTAACTAATCTAACAGATGAAGCTCTAGTACATgcaagtaacataaaaaatagg GCTGATAGTCTAAGAGCTTTAGCTGAACGAGAAAATAATAACACTCGAACTCAAGACGCCTACAGTGCAGCCTCTGCTTATTCATCTATTGTCCAAGAAATTTCAAATGCAAAAAAAGCCAGTGATGAAGCTGAAGCAGCAGTCGCAAATGTAACTACAATT aaTAACTTATTAAATGCAAGTGTATCGCCAGCCCGAGAACGCTCTCTTGAACTTTCAGAACGTGCTAATTTAGCACTTACAAACGTGGAACAAAAGCTACGACCCAACCTAACTCAAGCAGAAAAAGGACTACAAAATGCTACTTCTACTCTTGCTTATGCTGATGATGAAAATAATGCTATACAATT GTCCTTACCAAACGCTCCACAGACATCGCTCGATAAAGAGAAggaaaaagttaataaagtttCTGAAACCGTAAAATCAACCAAAGAGATTATGTCGCAACTGGGAAAAGATTTAGCCTCTAGCAAGGAATGGGCTCAAACTTTACCGAAACTGGCCGATGATGCCCAGAAAATGACTGCAAACATTGAAAATTTAC ttAGTAAAATAGGTGAGATGGGACCAAATATAACTTCTATTTATCGTACCGTTAAAATGAAACAAGAAGACCTCGAAAACCGTCGTAAAGTAGCCGACGAAAAACTTCAAAAACTTAAGTCTCTTATTGAGCaa GCACGCACAGTAACTAATCGTATACCAGTAGGAGTTACATTCGACCGCCTAACAACTCTACAGCCTCGTCTACCTGATACCGTAGATGAAATGTCCACTTCTACGCACGTGTCTGCGTATTTCCGGACAAATGAAAAGAATGGTTTCATTCTATACTTAGGTAATCCGAAAGACACTATGCTCAGAAGAACTAAATCG GATGACTTTATGGTCTTAGGAGTACAAAATGGCTATCCTTACTTAGTGATGGACATCGGTGACAGCGCTGAGTCAGGTCGCGAGCCGGCCCGAATTGGTAGTGAGAAGTTTGTGGCTGATAACAGATGGTACCAAGTTATTGTTGACAG AGTGGGACGCAATGTCAAATTATCGATTCGCGAAAGTCTCGACAATGGTACTGACAAAATACACGATAAAGAAGCAGTTTTACCCGGACAACATACAATATTCAATCTAGATCGAGAAAAATCCAAACTTTATATCGGTGGAGTACCATCAGATGCAAAATTGCAAGGTATTAATTTCCCAGCATTCGAGGGTCAAATTGAAGAATTGATGATAGGCGATACACCCGTAGGACTGTGGAACTTTGTTAATGCTGCTAACTTGAAAGGAGCTAGACAAAG GGATAAGTTAATATCGTCTCAATCGGGGCCTCAAGAATACCGATTTAATGGACGTTCTCATATTATAATGCCAGGCCGAGGATATCTTGGATCGCAGAAGAACCAAGTGTTGCTATTTTTTAGAACATACGCTCCAGATGGACTGATATACTTAGTGGGTGATAATAAACACTTTTTCTCTATACAGATGCAAGATGGTCATGTTTATCTGCAG GTATCACTCGGCAATCCCGATGACATGGTGATTATTGGCACTATGAAGACATACAATGACGGCAAATGGCACAGACTTGATGCCGGCAGATATTTCACTTCTTGTTCATTAAGAGTTgataacgaaatattaaaaatggtaTCGACATCAGATGTTAAGGAAATTACTTCGTTAGACACAATGAACTTCGGCGGAAATAATAAGGGCATTATACATGTAACGAGTAAAGGTTTCGATGGATGCTTAAGACAAATAAGTATAGATGGCGTTAATATTGATTTAAGTGATAACGTCGAATCAGTAGGAATAGCTTACGGATGTCAG tttgcaTCGCTCGTATCCTTCTCTGGAGAAAATAGTTACCTTCGCTTTGTCGATATAACAACGGAAAATCTACAGTTAACTCTTAAATTCAAAACATCTAGTCCAGACGGTTTGCTATTTGTTTATGTGAGTCGAACTCAAACTATGGCCACACCAGATAGTATTTCACTATCGCTTATCAAAG GAACTCTAGTCTTGATGAGTCAACGTGAAAGTCTAGATACGGGTCTGAGCACCTACAATGACTCTCAATGGCACGTTGTTACCGTAACCCACAGCAGTAAAGCCTTAAGACTTGTCGTCGATGACTTCGACTACTTTAG TACTGATTCCGCCCCAGCACCGCTACATATATTAGACGGAGTGCTATTCGTGGGCGGTGTCCAACCCGGCTACGTGGTAGGCGGTAAGGTAGGATCTAAAACGCCGTTCAAAGGATGCATCGCAGATGCTACCATTAATGGAAGAGTTTTGAACCTACTAGAACCATTCAGTAACCACAGTGTCACCTTTGGACGGTGTGGTAAGACTACAACCACGGGAGGTGTTCCACCTG atTCCAATGCATGGCCCGTACCCCAACGGGGCGACGTGCTACCCACGCCCAGCATCGTTGATTCTGATGAAGAAGAAGTCACTAATAAAATTG attCGCCGTTCGTATACGGTGAGGAGACAACAGTTACAATCCCATCGACGACTATAGCCAGCGAAGCTCCACCAATTCAAACAACGACGAAGGCACCATTTGTTACTACTACAACGGCAAAACCACCAACTACCACTAAACTGCCACCTCCGCTACCTGAACCTGGCTGTGCACTTGCGTACGACCAACAATACACAATTGGTGATCCTGAAGAAGGATACAGATTTG GCACGAAAAACGACAGTCGCATCGAGTACGCCAAGCTGCCAGGCCGTCAATTGGAAGGTTTTGACCTAACAATTACACTGCGCACGTTTGACGAACACGGCGGTCTCGTGTTCTACGCGGCAGCGGAGCGTTCACCCGGACAGTTCCTCGCCGTCTATATGAAGGAAGCTAAG ATTTACTTCACATTCAACTGCGGTGGCGAAACTGGTATGGTGGTATCGACCCAAACATATAACGACACAGAGTGGCACACGGCAACGCTGGTACGGAACGGTGGACACGGCAAGCTGACTGTAGATGGCGAGCGGATAGGGGAGACGAGCGTCACGTGCCAAGCTCCCGCCGTGCTCACTCCGCCGTACTACTATGGAGGATTATGGAACATCAGCAATAGTATTAGCGAACACCTTATg gATTTCTACCAACCATTCAAAGGCTGTCTAAAGGGTCTAATGATGAACGGACAATACGTCACTGACATTTTGAATAGGGTCAACTCACTGCGATGCATTGACAACGTTGAAAATGGAGTTTACTTCGGCCCATCGAACAACGTTCACAGCAACTATTTGAAA